The following are from one region of the Stanieria cyanosphaera PCC 7437 genome:
- a CDS encoding anti-sigma factor antagonist (This anti-anti-sigma factor, or anti-sigma factor antagonist, belongs to a family that includes characterized members SpoIIAA, RsbV, RsfA, and RsfB.) — protein sequence MTHQTPKLDFSITYLQNNPTVQLPERLTVLEAVAFKQTCLELLQQNLTTQQIILDFSETKFIDSSGVGALVSVFKTAREKNQELILNQVQPPVMAVFSITGLSEIFNIQAVEKWSERQQLATHPSIKSWIKRALDIMGALVGLIMTGIIIVPIAIAIKLDSSGPIFFQQTRCGWLGKRFTIWKFRSMCIDAEEMKAKIENQASGAFFKNDHDPRITKVGRFLRRTSLDEFPQFWNVLKGDMSLVGTRPPTPDEVETYQIPEWQRLNVKPGMTGEWQVNGRSKVRNFEDVIKLDLRYQENWSLKYDLQLIFRTISILFDKNSGAV from the coding sequence ATGACTCATCAAACTCCAAAATTAGATTTTTCAATAACTTACTTGCAAAACAATCCGACAGTTCAATTACCAGAACGTTTAACTGTTTTAGAAGCAGTGGCGTTTAAACAAACTTGCTTGGAACTATTACAACAAAATCTTACTACTCAACAAATCATTCTTGATTTTAGTGAAACGAAATTTATTGATAGTAGTGGAGTAGGTGCTTTAGTTAGTGTTTTCAAAACAGCAAGAGAAAAAAATCAAGAGTTGATTCTAAACCAGGTTCAACCACCTGTGATGGCTGTTTTTTCAATTACAGGATTGTCAGAAATTTTTAACATTCAAGCTGTAGAAAAATGGTCAGAACGCCAACAACTAGCAACACATCCTTCAATTAAATCGTGGATCAAAAGAGCGCTCGATATTATGGGGGCTTTAGTTGGTTTAATTATGACTGGGATCATAATTGTCCCAATCGCGATCGCCATTAAACTTGATAGTTCGGGACCAATTTTTTTCCAGCAAACCCGTTGTGGTTGGTTAGGTAAACGATTTACCATCTGGAAATTTCGTTCCATGTGTATTGATGCTGAAGAAATGAAAGCGAAAATTGAAAATCAAGCTAGTGGTGCTTTTTTTAAAAATGATCATGATCCTCGAATTACCAAAGTCGGTCGATTCTTGCGTCGTACTAGTCTTGATGAATTTCCTCAATTTTGGAATGTTTTAAAAGGAGATATGAGTTTAGTTGGTACTCGCCCACCTACCCCTGATGAAGTAGAAACTTATCAAATACCAGAGTGGCAACGTCTGAATGTTAAACCTGGTATGACTGGAGAATGGCAAGTCAACGGCAGATCGAAAGTAAGGAATTTTGAAGATGTCATTAAACTTGATTTACGTTACCAAGAAAATTGGAGTTTGAAGTACGATCTGCAACTGATATTTAGAACTATTAGTATTCTCTTTGATAAAAATAGTGGTGCGGTTTAA
- a CDS encoding DUF3318 domain-containing protein gives MSYATSSARAEINELRRLKTLLPPELQSWVIVEGTTEVNPPLIRCEEIGKDEIEIQIDLAKWENLAIDQRNLLFWHEVARIQGDTIPREGWEMAALAIGLGGAVGELWVQDGLLLLLALALCGVSGYRLWQKNNSEKTIKDAIEADDKAIALATRFGYTLPNAYKSMGSALKTLIEQTPNRRQRKKYEERLQALKRSANKAKARMKSPEEPIARGDTRL, from the coding sequence ATGAGTTATGCAACCTCTTCTGCTAGAGCCGAAATCAATGAATTAAGAAGATTAAAAACCCTCTTACCACCAGAATTACAAAGTTGGGTAATTGTCGAAGGAACAACTGAAGTCAATCCTCCTCTAATTCGCTGCGAAGAGATTGGCAAAGATGAGATTGAAATTCAAATCGATTTAGCTAAATGGGAAAATCTGGCGATTGACCAAAGAAATCTACTATTTTGGCATGAAGTCGCAAGAATTCAAGGCGATACAATTCCTAGAGAAGGATGGGAAATGGCAGCCCTGGCGATTGGTTTAGGTGGTGCTGTAGGAGAACTTTGGGTACAAGATGGCTTGTTGCTATTGCTTGCTTTAGCGCTGTGTGGGGTTTCTGGTTATCGTCTTTGGCAGAAAAATAACAGTGAAAAAACGATTAAAGACGCGATTGAAGCTGATGATAAAGCGATCGCTCTAGCTACTCGTTTTGGTTATACTCTTCCTAATGCTTATAAAAGTATGGGTAGTGCTTTAAAAACTCTGATTGAACAAACCCCTAATCGTCGTCAACGCAAAAAATACGAAGAACGTCTACAAGCTCTAAAACGTAGTGCCAATAAAGCTAAAGCACGCATGAAGTCTCCCGAAGAACCAATTGCAAGAGGAGATACTCGTCTTTAA
- a CDS encoding undecaprenyl-diphosphate phosphatase has protein sequence MTRLRQKNLISLGLFIFGLITSLGLATIINSGMVVAQAKPSQVNDLSQLNLVQAIVLGFVQGMTEFIPISSTAHLKAIPVFLGWGDPGVSFTAVIQLGSIVAVLWYFWSDLSKIAVGMVKAIRDSDYQSQDFWLALGITVGTIPIVIGGLLIKALIPDFDNSPLRSMTAIAIASIIMALLLALSEKVGTQRRNFEKLTARDGILMGCAQALALIPGVSRSGSTLTAGLLINLERATAARFSFLLGLPAITLAGLVELKDALDQGLADSGFVPLLAGVISSAVFSYLAIAWLIKFLQKRSTWVFVWYRLAFGVFILVAIAFGWLSNY, from the coding sequence ATGACCAGATTGAGACAAAAGAATTTAATTTCTTTAGGACTGTTTATTTTTGGTTTGATTACTAGTCTTGGGTTGGCTACTATCATCAATTCTGGTATGGTTGTCGCTCAAGCAAAACCGAGTCAAGTCAATGATTTATCTCAGCTTAATTTGGTTCAAGCGATTGTTTTAGGATTTGTTCAAGGAATGACGGAGTTTATTCCCATTAGTAGTACGGCACATCTTAAAGCAATCCCCGTGTTTTTGGGGTGGGGAGATCCAGGAGTTAGTTTTACTGCTGTGATTCAATTGGGCAGTATTGTAGCTGTATTGTGGTATTTCTGGTCAGATTTAAGCAAAATTGCCGTGGGAATGGTTAAAGCGATTCGTGATTCTGATTATCAGTCACAAGATTTTTGGTTAGCATTAGGAATTACAGTAGGTACTATTCCAATTGTGATCGGTGGATTATTAATTAAAGCTTTGATTCCTGATTTTGATAATTCTCCTCTTAGAAGTATGACTGCGATCGCTATTGCCTCGATCATAATGGCTTTGTTACTAGCTTTATCCGAAAAAGTTGGAACGCAGCGACGTAATTTTGAGAAATTAACCGCTAGAGATGGGATTTTAATGGGTTGCGCTCAAGCTTTGGCTTTAATACCCGGTGTATCTCGTTCTGGTTCAACTTTAACTGCTGGTTTGTTGATTAATTTGGAACGAGCAACAGCAGCTAGATTTTCTTTTTTATTAGGACTGCCAGCAATTACTTTAGCAGGATTAGTAGAATTAAAAGATGCTTTAGATCAAGGTTTGGCTGATTCAGGATTCGTTCCTTTGTTAGCAGGAGTAATTTCTTCAGCAGTATTTTCTTATCTAGCGATCGCTTGGTTGATCAAATTCTTACAAAAAAGAAGTACTTGGGTCTTTGTTTGGTATAGATTAGCCTTTGGGGTATTTATTTTAGTTGCGATCGCTTTTGGGTGGTTATCTAATTATTAA
- a CDS encoding TIGR03279 family radical SAM protein produces MSQASIQPAKITRILPDSIAAEIGFEPGDAIVTINGTHPRDLIDYQFLCADEYLELKVLDSRGKTHQIEIEKDYDEDLGLEFATALFDGLIQCNNRCPFCFIDQQPPGKRDSLYLKDDDYRLSFLYGSYLTLTNLTEREWQRIEQMRLSPLYVSVHATEPEVRIRLLKNPRAGQIMSQLQWFQDRRLQIHAQVVVCPGINDGTHLAKTLLDLASFHQEEIPAVASVAVVPVGLTRFRPQADQLIPVSKEKAKEVIAQVQQLQTQFRKQFGSNFAWLADEWFLIAREELPFESDYEDYPQIGNGVGSIRLFIKDFQKIASQMLPSSIAQSRHLSWVVGNAVELAFQPLVQQLNSVTGLVVNLFPLRSEYWGQAITVTGLLTGQDLITGLTGKDLGEGILLPSLMLKHDDTRFLDDLTVAEVSHKLGVEIFPVTGVEELLEKCIL; encoded by the coding sequence ATGAGTCAAGCTTCGATACAACCAGCTAAAATTACCAGAATATTACCAGATTCAATCGCAGCAGAAATCGGTTTTGAACCTGGAGATGCGATCGTTACTATCAATGGTACTCATCCTCGTGATTTAATTGATTACCAATTTTTATGTGCCGATGAATATCTAGAATTAAAAGTACTTGATTCACGTGGTAAAACTCATCAAATTGAAATTGAAAAAGACTATGACGAGGATTTAGGACTCGAATTTGCTACTGCCTTATTTGATGGTTTAATTCAGTGTAATAATCGCTGTCCTTTTTGTTTTATCGATCAACAGCCTCCAGGCAAAAGAGACAGTCTTTATCTAAAAGATGATGATTATCGTCTCAGCTTTCTCTACGGCAGTTATTTAACTTTAACCAACTTAACTGAAAGAGAATGGCAAAGAATCGAACAGATGCGCTTATCTCCTCTATATGTCTCGGTTCACGCTACCGAACCAGAAGTGAGAATTCGTCTACTCAAAAATCCTCGCGCTGGACAAATTATGTCTCAGTTACAATGGTTTCAGGATAGACGTTTACAAATTCATGCTCAAGTTGTAGTTTGTCCTGGTATAAATGATGGCACACACTTAGCAAAAACTTTATTAGATTTAGCTTCTTTTCACCAAGAAGAAATCCCCGCAGTCGCTTCCGTAGCAGTTGTTCCCGTCGGATTAACTCGTTTTCGTCCCCAAGCAGATCAATTAATTCCAGTCAGTAAAGAAAAAGCAAAAGAAGTAATCGCGCAAGTACAACAATTACAAACTCAATTTAGAAAGCAGTTTGGCAGTAATTTCGCTTGGTTAGCAGACGAATGGTTTTTAATCGCCAGAGAAGAATTACCATTCGAGTCAGATTATGAAGATTATCCCCAAATTGGTAATGGAGTAGGTTCGATTCGTTTGTTTATTAAAGATTTTCAAAAAATTGCCAGTCAGATGTTACCATCCAGCATTGCTCAATCTCGTCATCTAAGTTGGGTAGTAGGCAATGCGGTGGAATTAGCTTTTCAACCATTAGTACAACAATTAAATTCAGTTACAGGATTAGTAGTCAATTTATTTCCCCTCCGAAGCGAATATTGGGGGCAAGCAATTACAGTCACTGGTTTATTGACTGGACAAGATTTAATCACAGGATTGACAGGAAAAGATTTAGGAGAAGGAATTTTATTACCTTCTTTAATGTTGAAGCACGATGATACTAGGTTTCTTGACGATCTAACTGTAGCTGAAGTGAGTCATAAGTTAGGAGTAGAAATATTTCCTGTTACTGGTGTAGAAGAATTGCTTGAAAAATGTATTTTATAG
- a CDS encoding biotin transporter BioY yields MSDLKQLAKPNADITDYEWDVTPPSVKFLIEHLQQLVQQKQKTIEELQVENQWLHNRLDLELDKPNQAHTVSPPEIILWATVGLILTIGGTFVQAYTINAPWSWVGGMKIQTLGVSYQIGAVLLTGCLGGKNAALLSQIVYVILGLAWLPIFERGGGWQYLQQPTFGYILGFIFGAWLCGFYAYQSLARLNSLALSCLIGFVVIHLTGITYLTVLDLLTNLNGNQSLWQAILAYSIYPLPGQIAVVCAVSLIALVMRKLMFS; encoded by the coding sequence ATGTCAGATCTTAAACAGCTTGCCAAACCAAATGCAGACATCACTGATTATGAATGGGATGTTACTCCTCCTAGTGTTAAATTTTTGATCGAACATTTACAGCAATTGGTTCAGCAAAAACAAAAAACGATTGAAGAGCTACAAGTTGAAAATCAATGGTTACACAATCGACTTGATTTAGAATTGGATAAACCAAATCAAGCTCATACAGTTTCGCCTCCAGAAATAATCCTTTGGGCAACTGTTGGCTTAATTTTAACTATCGGGGGTACTTTTGTTCAAGCTTATACTATCAATGCCCCTTGGTCGTGGGTAGGGGGAATGAAAATACAAACCCTTGGCGTCAGCTATCAAATTGGAGCAGTTTTATTAACAGGCTGTTTAGGAGGAAAAAATGCTGCTTTACTATCCCAAATAGTTTATGTAATTTTAGGTTTAGCCTGGTTACCTATTTTTGAGCGCGGTGGAGGTTGGCAATATTTGCAACAGCCAACTTTTGGTTATATTTTAGGATTTATTTTTGGTGCGTGGCTATGTGGTTTTTATGCTTATCAAAGTTTAGCTCGCCTCAATTCTCTAGCTTTGAGTTGTCTAATCGGTTTTGTGGTAATTCATTTGACTGGTATTACTTATTTGACTGTACTCGACTTACTAACCAATCTAAATGGCAATCAATCTTTATGGCAAGCCATTTTAGCCTATTCAATTTATCCTTTACCAGGACAAATAGCTGTGGTTTGTGCTGTTAGTTTGATCGCTTTGGTGATGCGTAAGTTAATGTTTTCTTAG